The Actinomyces faecalis genome includes the window GCCGGTGTCTCGCGCAGCCTGGTCTCCCTGGCTCTGTCAGGTTCACCCAAAGTCGCCGAGAATACTCGAGCCCAGATCCAAGCCGTCGCCTGTTCGCTCGGCTATCGGGTTAACGCCTCAGCCTCCGCGTTGGCTCGACGTCGCTCCACCACAATCGGTTTGATCCTGCCCAACCTGCGCAATGCCTTCTTCGAGAAAGTGGCACGCTGCCTTGATGACGCCGCCGCGCAAGAGGGCCTCAATGTCTTCGTGGCTGTGGGCGCCGAGAACCAGGATCGTCTGGAGCGCGCCATCGACTCACTCCTCGGCGTGCGAGTCCTCGGCCTCGTTCTCGTCTCCCCTTCTTTGACCGCCTCACAGCTACGCGAGATCGGCCAGGAGACGCCTACCTCTCTCATCGGGCAGCAATGTCCCGGCGGGTATGTCGACGCCGTCCATATCGATGAGGCAGCAGCCGCCCGTGAGGTCGTCTCCCATCTCATCTCCCGCGGAGCCACCTCCCTGGCCTATATCGCCCCGCGCATTGTCGACGACGCCTCCCGCGAGCTTCGTCAGGACGCGCTCGCCCAGGCAGCGCGTGATGCAGGAATCTCGATGACGACGTGGGAGGGCGACGGCAATGGTGCTGGCGGGGCCATCCGCGAGCTTCTGAGCGTCGACGACGGCGTGCTCGGCCTAGTCGCTCACAACGACATGCTGGCGATCGACGCCGTCGCTGTGCTGCGTGACCGCCGTTCAGCCGGCCAGGGGCGTCACCCCAGCCCGGTGCTTCTCGTCTCCTACGACAACACCTATCTTGCGCGGCGCTCGGAGTTTGATCTCACCAGCCTGGCCCAACCTGAAAGCGACCTCGCCCATGAGGCGATTGCCCTGCTCTTACGCCGGGCAGCGCACAGGGCCAGCAGCACTCCCCTACCAGGTGAGGAAGTCCTGCTGGCCCCGCAGCTCATCGTGCGCTCGTCGACGTACCTCTCCTCGCGTAGTGGATCAGGCCGTCCCGGTCACGGTCCCGATCCCACAACCTCGATCAGGCGGTAAGAATCCGCATGTGGTTCAGCAAGGTCTGGGCCACGAGGTGGAAGTCCAGCTCCGCTGACTTGGGGTGGAAGATCTCCGAGCAGTACCAGCCGTCGTATCCGGTCGCCTTAACGGCGTCGACCCACTCCTGCAGCGGAATGGAGCCGCCGCCAGTCCACACGTTGCGGCTCACCCCCTGATCGGGGACCTCGCCGTCCGGCACCGGCACACCATCACAGACGTGCACGGCACTGATGAGGTCCTTATCGAGCTTCGCGACGTCTTCCGGAGTGGAGCCGGTGACCCAGAAGTGCCAGAAGTCGACGACGATCTTGGCGTTGGGCCGGTTGATGCGTTCCAGGATCTCCAGGGCCTGGTCGAGGTGGTGGACGGGGGCCCAGCCCAGAGGCTCAAGGAAGAGGTCGAGACCGTGGTCCGCGGCAATGTCTGCGGCCAGGGCCACGTTAGCGGCGGTTCCTTCAATGACCTCCTGGTCTGAGCGTCCGAGCAGGCCACGGAAACGCGGGTCATCATCAGCCAGCTTGCCCGCCCTGAAATCCTGGACGACGCGAACATCGACGGGTCCGGTGCACATCTGCATCGCCGGCGCCCCCAGGATCTCTCCCACGGTGGCGAGCTTCTCAGCCTCGGCACGGAAAGCCTCGGGTTCTGCTTCCTGCAGGGCGCCGATGCCGGAGACCTCAATGCCTTCCAGGTGCGGCAGGAGGGACTCGGGCGTGTAGCCGGCGTCGAGATAGCGCCAGAGCTTTGGGCTCTGCAGCTCGATTCCTTCAAATCCCACGTCCTTGGCAACAGCGATGTCGTTGAGGGCGGTGCCGTGGAAGGTGGAGGTGACGTTCATCGACAGCTTCATGGTGATCTCCTGTGATCGTGTTGGGGGCAATGGGACGGTGTGGGATGCGTGCTGCCGTCTTCACGGCATGGACGATGCTGTGGCCAACGCGGCCTGAGCAGCGCTCCCGGGGCGCTACAGCCCTGGGTCGATTGCGACCGGACGGCCTTCCTTCAGCGAGCGGGTTGCCGCCTCCGCGATGACCTGGGCACGCAAACCGTCTTCG containing:
- a CDS encoding LacI family DNA-binding transcriptional regulator; this encodes MASRGSGITQSDIAEAAGVSRSLVSLALSGSPKVAENTRAQIQAVACSLGYRVNASASALARRRSTTIGLILPNLRNAFFEKVARCLDDAAAQEGLNVFVAVGAENQDRLERAIDSLLGVRVLGLVLVSPSLTASQLREIGQETPTSLIGQQCPGGYVDAVHIDEAAAAREVVSHLISRGATSLAYIAPRIVDDASRELRQDALAQAARDAGISMTTWEGDGNGAGGAIRELLSVDDGVLGLVAHNDMLAIDAVAVLRDRRSAGQGRHPSPVLLVSYDNTYLARRSEFDLTSLAQPESDLAHEAIALLLRRAAHRASSTPLPGEEVLLAPQLIVRSSTYLSSRSGSGRPGHGPDPTTSIRR
- a CDS encoding sugar phosphate isomerase/epimerase family protein, with the protein product MKLSMNVTSTFHGTALNDIAVAKDVGFEGIELQSPKLWRYLDAGYTPESLLPHLEGIEVSGIGALQEAEPEAFRAEAEKLATVGEILGAPAMQMCTGPVDVRVVQDFRAGKLADDDPRFRGLLGRSDQEVIEGTAANVALAADIAADHGLDLFLEPLGWAPVHHLDQALEILERINRPNAKIVVDFWHFWVTGSTPEDVAKLDKDLISAVHVCDGVPVPDGEVPDQGVSRNVWTGGGSIPLQEWVDAVKATGYDGWYCSEIFHPKSAELDFHLVAQTLLNHMRILTA